One Candidatus Rokuibacteriota bacterium genomic region harbors:
- a CDS encoding threonine synthase yields MEKLKGLMCRECGRGYPLAPCHVCEFCFGPLEVDYHYDTLKGRMTRSSIAAGPPSIWRYRDLLPIEGDVAVGHHVGFTPLIRAQNLAQELGVAELYIKNDSVCHPTWSFKDRVVSVAVTKAREFGFDTVACASTGNLANSVAAHAAEGRLKSYIFIPADLEPGKVVGTLVYQATLVAVEGTYDEVNRLCSEVADKYRWAFVNINIRPYYSEGSKTYGYEILEQLGWRTPGHIVVPCAGGSLITKIWKAIKECQALGLVDRVSTRMHAAQAAGCGPIVTMIKTDTDVLRPVRPNTIAKSLAIGNPADGYYAYRTVKESGGAGEHASDAEIVEGMLLLARTEGIFTETAGGVTVAVTKKLVETGVIPRSESAVICITGNGLKTPDVLYERLETHVTIRPSLSAFDRALAELKAGT; encoded by the coding sequence ATGGAGAAGCTGAAAGGCCTGATGTGCCGGGAGTGCGGGCGCGGCTATCCTTTGGCGCCCTGCCACGTCTGCGAGTTCTGCTTCGGGCCCCTCGAGGTGGACTACCACTACGACACCTTGAAGGGGCGCATGACCCGCTCGAGTATCGCCGCCGGCCCGCCCAGCATCTGGCGCTACAGGGACCTCCTCCCGATCGAAGGCGACGTGGCCGTCGGCCATCACGTCGGCTTCACCCCGCTGATCCGGGCCCAGAACCTGGCGCAGGAGCTGGGGGTCGCCGAGCTGTACATCAAGAACGATTCTGTCTGCCATCCTACCTGGTCGTTCAAGGACCGCGTGGTGTCGGTGGCCGTGACCAAGGCCCGGGAGTTCGGGTTCGATACCGTCGCGTGCGCCTCGACGGGCAACCTCGCGAACTCGGTCGCCGCCCACGCCGCGGAGGGCCGGCTGAAGAGCTACATCTTCATCCCCGCAGACCTGGAGCCCGGGAAGGTCGTGGGGACGCTCGTCTACCAGGCCACGCTGGTCGCCGTGGAGGGAACCTACGACGAGGTCAACCGGCTCTGCTCGGAGGTCGCCGACAAGTACCGCTGGGCGTTCGTCAACATCAACATCCGCCCGTACTATTCCGAGGGGTCCAAAACCTACGGCTACGAGATCCTCGAGCAGCTCGGCTGGCGGACGCCGGGGCACATCGTCGTCCCGTGCGCGGGTGGCTCGCTGATCACGAAGATCTGGAAGGCCATCAAGGAGTGTCAGGCCCTCGGGCTTGTGGACCGGGTCTCGACGCGGATGCACGCCGCCCAGGCGGCCGGCTGCGGGCCCATCGTCACCATGATCAAGACCGACACCGACGTGCTGAGGCCGGTGCGCCCGAACACGATCGCCAAGTCGCTGGCGATCGGCAACCCGGCCGACGGCTACTACGCGTACCGGACGGTGAAAGAGTCCGGCGGCGCCGGGGAGCATGCCAGCGACGCGGAGATTGTCGAGGGGATGCTGCTCCTGGCGCGCACCGAGGGGATCTTCACCGAGACCGCTGGGGGCGTGACCGTCGCCGTCACGAAGAAGCTCGTGGAGACCGGGGTGATCCCGCGGAGCGAGTCGGCGGTGATCTGCATCACCGGGAACGGCCTCAAGACGCCGGACGTGCTCTACGAACGCCTCGAGACCCACGTCACGATCCGGCCCTCGCTCTCAGCATTCGACCGGGCGCTGGCCGAGCTGAAGGCGGGGACCTAG
- a CDS encoding NTPase, which translates to MLSAGSLPAEAPGPRVPPDSSTVARAYLLTGRPGVGKTTCLRKALDLLRVPAGGFVTREIRDRGARVGFDLLTLDGRRTTLAHAGRRSGPRVGKYRVDLEAVERVGVPAILAATRRGHLVVIDEIGKMEMTAPAFRDAVDEILAGAGVVLGTILGSSHPWADRIKARPGVRLIEVTPANRESLPSDLARLVGAALRPDAGAEV; encoded by the coding sequence GTGCTCAGCGCAGGCTCGCTCCCGGCTGAGGCGCCCGGGCCGCGGGTGCCCCCGGACTCGTCCACCGTGGCCCGCGCCTACCTCCTGACCGGTCGCCCCGGCGTCGGGAAGACCACCTGTCTCAGGAAGGCGCTCGACCTGCTCCGTGTTCCGGCGGGCGGGTTCGTCACCCGGGAGATCCGGGACCGGGGGGCGCGAGTCGGGTTCGACCTCCTGACCCTCGACGGGCGCCGGACGACGCTGGCCCACGCCGGCCGCCGCAGCGGGCCGCGGGTCGGGAAGTACCGGGTAGACTTGGAGGCGGTCGAGCGGGTCGGCGTTCCGGCGATTCTGGCGGCGACCCGTCGCGGGCACCTGGTGGTCATCGACGAGATCGGGAAAATGGAGATGACCGCGCCGGCCTTTCGCGACGCCGTCGATGAGATCCTGGCCGGCGCGGGCGTCGTGCTCGGGACCATCCTCGGGTCCTCCCACCCGTGGGCAGACCGGATCAAGGCCCGCCCGGGTGTCCGCCTGATCGAGGTGACGCCGGCGAACCGCGAGTCGCTCCCGTCTGACCTTGCGCGGCTCGTCGGGGCGGCGCTTCGACCGGACGCGGGCGCGGAGGTTTGA